The following coding sequences lie in one Spinacia oleracea cultivar Varoflay chromosome 1, BTI_SOV_V1, whole genome shotgun sequence genomic window:
- the LOC110782848 gene encoding zinc finger protein 8, whose protein sequence is MESSPYCVEKKMKLFGFEVDLDLYKNPENIINEQEESTNSSNTVSSGSKKEKVDNERSSSVNNNNNNNNNNNNNNFIEVDVVGKKFECQYCYKEFANSQALGGHQNAHKKERMKKKRLQLQARKASINFYLQPYQQQQYSKNNNNISGYYSSGSSSGGGGGGGVGGGALWYFDPSYNNYYAPTENNYEESQISFGPFDHHRRNPTTTTGFEQFTVTHGGGRCISESSPTTSVVVKPYPLPVTKQIGCKSLDLQLGLSLDSNHVVFKSTPR, encoded by the coding sequence atggaGAGTAGTCCATATTGTGTAGAAAAGAAGATGAAATTGTTCGGGTTTGAGGTTGATCTCGATCTTTACAAAAATCCTGAAAACATCATCAATGAACAAGAAGAAAGCACAAATTCATCCAATACGGTCTCTTCTGGTTCCAAGAAAGAAAAGGTTGATAACGAAAGGAGTTCTTccgtaaataataataataacaacaacaacaacaacaacaataacaacttTATCGAGGTAGATGTGGTGGGAAAGAAATTCGAGTGTCAATATTGTTACAAAGAATTCGCAAACTCACAAGCATTAGGCGGCCATCAAAATGCTCATAAAAAGGagaggatgaagaagaagaggcTTCAACTACAAGCTAGAAAAGCCAGTATTAACTTCTATCTTCAACCttaccaacaacaacaatactcgaaaaataataacaacATTAGTGGTTATTATTCTTCGGGTTCTTCTTCtggtggcggtggcggtggcggtgtTGGTGGTGGTGCTCTATGGTACTTTGATCCTtcttataataattattatgcaCCTACAGAAAATAATTATGAAGAATCTCAGATTAGTTTCGGTCCGTTCGATCATCATCGTCGTAATCCGACAACGACAACGGGTTTCGAGCAGTTCACGGTGACACACGGTGGTGGAAGGTGCATTTCAGAAAGTAGTCCTACTACAAGTGTTGTCGTGAAACCTTATCCTTTACCTGTTACGAAACAAATAGGTTGTAAATCTTTAGATCTTCAATTAGGGCTTAGTTTAGATTCTAATCATGTTGTTTTTAAAAGCACTCCTAGATAA